From one Suricata suricatta isolate VVHF042 chromosome 8, meerkat_22Aug2017_6uvM2_HiC, whole genome shotgun sequence genomic stretch:
- the ITGA10 gene encoding integrin alpha-10: MGRKGKKTERERDRGTEDFSHREQPGMGLPAVLHLLLPMMTLTGLCSPFNLDVHHPRLFPGPPKAEFGYSVLQHVGGGHRWMLVGAPWDGPSGDRRGDVYRCPVGGSHSAPCAKGHLGDYPLGNSSRPAMNMHLGMSLLETDNDGGFMACAPLWSRACGSSVFSSGICTRVDASFRPQGSLAPTAQRCPTYMDVVIVLDGSNSIYPWSEVQTFLRRLVGRLFIDPEQIQVGLVQYGESPVHEWSLGDFRTQEEVVRAARNLSRREGRETKTAQAILAACTEGFSPSRGGRPEAARLLVVVTDGESHDGEELPAALKACEAGRVTRYGIAVLGHYLRRQRDPSSFLREIRTIASDPDERFFFNVTDEAALTDIVDALGDRIFGLEGSHGENESSFGLEMSQIGFSTHRLKDGILFGMVGAYDWGGSVLWLEEGHRLSPPRTALEDEFPSALQNHAAYLGYSVSSMLLRGGRRLFLAGAPRFRHRGKVIAFQLKRDGAVRVAQSLQGEQIGSYFGSELCPLDTDGDGTTNVLLVAAPMFLGPQNKETGRVYVYLVGQQSLLTPQGTLQPERPQDARFGFAMGALPDLNQDGFADVAVGAPLEDGHHGALYLYHGTRSGVRPRPAQRIAAVSMPQALSYFGRSVDGRLDLDGDDLVDVAVGAQGAAVLLSSRPIVYLAPSLEVSPPAISVVQRDCSRRGQEAACLSAALCFRVTSRTPGRWDRRFYLRFMALLDEWTTGARAAFDGSGQRLAPRRLGLRVGNVTCEQLRFHVLDASDYLRPLALTVTFMLDNSTKPGPVLEEGSPTSIRKLVPFSKDCGPDNECVTDLVLRAHMDIRGSRKDPFMVRGGRQKVLVSATLENRKENAYNTSLSLGFSRNLHLASFTPQRDSPVKVECTAPSPHVRLCSVGHPVLQTGAKVTFLLEFEFSCSSLLNQVLVRLTATSNSLERNGTLQDNTAQTSAYIQYEPHLLFSSESTLHRYEVHPYGTLPVGPEFKTTLRIQNLGCYVVSGLVISALLPAVAHGGHYFLSLSQVITNNASCTVQNLTEPPGPPVHPEEFQHTNRLNGSNTRCQVVRCHLGRLAKGTEVSVGLLRLVHNEFFRRAKFKSLMVVSTFELGAEGSVLQLPEASRWTESLLEVIQTRPVLLSLWILIGSVLGGLLLLALLVFCLWKLGFFARKKIPEEENREEKLEQ; this comes from the exons GTCTGTGCTCCCCCTTTAACCTGGATGTGCACCACCCACGCCTGTTCCCAGGGCCACCCAAGGCTGAATTTGGATACAGCGTCTTGCAACATGTCGGGGGTGGACATCGCTG GATGCTGGTGGGTGCCCCCTGGGATGGGCCTTCAGGCGACAGAAGGGGGGATGTTTATCGCTGCCCTGTAGGGGGCTCCCACAGTGCCCCATGTGCCAAGGGCCACTTGG GTGACTACCCGCTGGGAAATTCCTCTCGTCCTGCTATGAATATGCACCTGGGAATGTCTCTACTAGAGACAGACAATGATGGGGGATTCATG GCTTGTGCCCCTCTCTGGTCTCGGGCCTGTGGCTCCTCTGTCTTCAGTTCGGGGATATGCACCCGCGTAGATGCTTCATTCCGGCCGCAAGGAAGCCTGGCACCCACCGCACAAC GCTGTCCCACCTACATGGATGTGGTCATCGTCTTGGATGGCTCCAACAGTATCTACCCCTGGTCGGAAGTTCAGACTTTCTTGCGAAGACTGGTAGGGAGACTATTTATTGACCCGGAGCAGATCCAG GTGGGACTGGTACAGTATGGGGAGAGCCCTGTGCACGAGTGGTCCCTGGGAGATTTCCGAACCCAAGAAGAAGTGGTGAGGGCGGCCAGGAACCTGAGTCGGCGAGAGGGACGAGAAACAAAGACCGCCCAAGCCATCCTGGCAGCCTG cacaGAAGGATTCAGCCCGTCCCGTGGGGGCCGGCCAGAGGCTGCCAGGCTGCTGGTGGTTGTCACTGATGGAGAGTCCCATGATGGAGAGGAACTTCCTGCCGCACTGAAGGCTTGTGAGGCTGGGAGGGTGACCCGCTATGGGATTGCG GTCCTTGGCCACTACCTCCGGAGACAGCGAGACCCCAGCTCTTTCCTGCGGGAAATCAGAACGATTGCCAGTGATCCAGATGAGAGATTCTTCTTCAACGTCACAGACGAAGCTGCACTGACGGACATTGTGGACGCACTCGGGGACCGGATTTTTGGCCTTGAGG GGTCCCATGGAGAAAATGAAAGCTCCTTTGGGCTGGAAATGTCTCAGATTGGTTTCTCTACTCATCGGTTGAAG GATGGGATTCTCTTTGGAATGGTGGGGGCCTATGACTGGGGGGGCTCTGTGTTGTGGCTTGAAGAAGGTCACCGCCTTTCCCCCCCACGGACAGCCCTGGAAGATGAGTTCCCTTCTGCCCTGCAAAACCATGCAGCCTACTTAG GTTACTCTGTTTCCTCCATGCTTTTGCGGGGTGGACGCCGCCTTTTTCTCGCTGGGGCTCCTCGGTTTAGACACAGAGGAAAGGTCATCGCCTTCCAGCTTAAGAGAGATGGGGCTGTGCGAGTTGCCCAGAGCCTCCAGGGGGAGCAG ATTGGCTCCTACTTTGGCAGTGAGCTCTGTCCGCTGGACACGGATGGGGATGGAACAACCAATGTCTTACTTGTGGCTGCCCCCATGTTTTTGGGGCCCCAGAACAAGGAGACGGGCCGTGTTTACGTGTATCTGGTGGGTCAG cAGTCCTTGCTGACACCCCAGGGAACCCTTCAGCCGGAGCGCCCCCAGGATGCTCGGTTTGGCTTTGCCATGGGCGCCCTTCCCGACCTGAACCAAGATGGTTTCGCTGATGTGGCTGTGGGGGCGCCCCTGGAGGACGGGCACCACGGAGCCCTGTACCTGTATCATGGCACCCGGAGTGGCGTCAGGCCCCGTCCCGCCCAG aGGATTGCTGCTGTCTCCATGCCACAAGCCCTCAGTTACTTTGGCCGGAGTGTGGACGGCCGGTTGGATCTGGACGGAGATGACCTGGTCGATGTGGCCGTGGGTGCCCAAGGGGCAGCCGTTTTGCTCAG CTCCCGGCCTATTGTATACCTGGCCCCTTCCCTGGAGGTGAGTCCTCCAGCCATCAGCGTGGTTCAGAGGGACTGCAGCCGTCGAGGCCAGGAGGCTGCCTGCCTGTCTGCTGCCCTTTGCTTCCGCGTGACCTCTCGCACCCCTGGCCGCTGGGATCGCCGATTCT ACTTGCGGTTCATGGCATTGCTGGACGAGTGGACCACGGGGGCACGTGCTGCATTTGATGGCTCAGGCCAGAGGCTGGCCCCTCGGAGGCTCGGGCTCCGCGTCGGCAATGTCACGTGCGAGCAGCTGCGGTTCCACGTGCtg GATGCCTCAGATTACCTCCGGCCACTGGCCTTGACAGTGACCTTCATGTTGGACAACTCCACGAAGCCAGGGCCTGTGCTGGAGGAAGGCTCGCCCACCTCTATACGGAAGCTG GTCCCCTTCTCTAAGGACTGTGGCCCTGACAATGAATGTGTCACAGACCTGGTGCTTCGTGCTCATATGGACATCAGAGGCTCCAG GAAGGACCCTTTCATGGTTCGAGGAGGTCGGCAGAAAGTGCTGGTGTCAGCAACTCTggagaacaggaaggaaaatgcCTACAACACTAGCCTCAGCCTGGGCTTCTCCAGAAACCTCCACCTGGCCAGTTTCACACCTCAG AGGGACAGCCCAGTGAAGGTCGAATGCACAGCCCCTTCTCCTCACGTCCGGCTCTGCAGTGTAGGCCACCCTGTCCTTCAGACCGGAGCCAAG GTGACCTTTCTGCTGGAGTTCGAGTTTAGCTGCTCTTCCCTCCTGAACCAGGTCCTGGTGAGGCTGACTGCCACCAG CAATAGCCTGGAGAGAAATGGGACCCTTCAGGATAACACAGCCCAGACCTCAGCCTACATTCAGTACGAGCCCCACCTCCTGTTCTCCAG TGAGTCCACTCTGCACCGCTATGAGGTTCACCCATACGGGACCCTCCCAGTGGGTCCCGAATTCAAAACCACTCTTAGG ATTCAGAACCTTGGCTGCTATGTGGTCAGTGGTCTGGTCATCTCAGCCCTCCTTCCAGCTGTGGCCCATGGGGGCCATTACTTCCTGTCACTGTCTCAAGTCATCACTAACAAC GCAAGCTgcacagtacagaacctgactgagccccctgggccccCTGTGCACCCAGAGGAGTTTCAGCACACAAACAGACTG AATGGGAGCAACACTCGGTGTCAAGTCGTGAGGTGCCATCTTGGGCGTCTGGCAAAGGGGACCGAGGTCTCTGTTGGACTGCTGAGGCTGGTTCACAACGAATTTTTCCGGAGG GCCAAATTCAAGTCCCTGATGGTGGTCAGCACCTTCGAGCTGGGAGCTGAGGGCAGTGTCCTACAGCTGCCTGAAGCCTCTCGTTGGactgag agcctgctggaggTGATTCAGACGCgccctgtcctcctctccctgtgGATCCTCATTGGCAGTGTCCTGGGGGGGCTGCTCTTGCTCGCTCTCCTTGTCTTCTGCCTCTGGAAG ctTGGCTTCTTTGCCCGGAAGAAGATCCCcgaggaagaaaacagagaagagaagttGGAGCAATGA